A single region of the Cyclopterus lumpus isolate fCycLum1 chromosome 16, fCycLum1.pri, whole genome shotgun sequence genome encodes:
- the LOC117745754 gene encoding LOW QUALITY PROTEIN: fucolectin-like (The sequence of the model RefSeq protein was modified relative to this genomic sequence to represent the inferred CDS: substituted 1 base at 1 genomic stop codon), which produces QSRNVNVCILALLLLLGTCSAYTYQNVALRGKATQSNREPDAYGFAYNAIDGNREXNYLAGSCTKTMEQSNPWWRVDLLQTYTVTSVIVTNRGDCCDDRLDGAEVHIGNSLQDNGAANPVVGVIPHIPAGRSLKLSFTGHVEGRHVTVVLPGLNRVLTLCEVEVYGYRAPTGKNLAHQGKATQSSLHSSGNAINAIDGNRASYWNQASCTHTKADLNPWWRLDLGTTHRVFSVNITNTIDSVPQRLNGAEILIGDSLENNGNNNPRYSLQS; this is translated from the exons caaagcagaaatgtaaatgtctgta TCCTGGCTTTGCTGCTCCTTCTGGGGACGTGTTCGGCTTACACCTATC AGAACGTGGCCCTGCGCGGAAAAGCGACCCAGTCGAACCGTGAACCGGACGCTTACGGATTTGCATACAACGCCATTGATGGAAATCGCGAATAAAACTACTTGGCTGGATCCTGCACCAAGACGATGGAACAGAGCAACCCCTGGTGGAGAGTGGACCTGCTGCAGACCTACACCGTCACCTCCGTCATCGTCACCAACAGAGGAGACTGCTGCGACGACAGGCTCGATGGGGCGGAGGTTCACATCGGCAACTCTTTACAGGACAACGGTGCTGCAAACCCAGT gGTCGGTGTGATTCCTCACATCCCAGCGGGCAGGTCTTTAAAACTCAGTTTTACCGGACATGTGGAGGgacgtcatgtgaccgtggtgctACCCGGTTTAAACAGAGTCCTGACGCTCTGTGAAGTCGAGGTCTACGGGTACCGCGCCCCGACCG GAAAGAACCTGGCCCACCAAGGGAAAGCCACACAGTCGTCACTTCATTCTTCCGGCAATGCGATCAACGCCATAGATGGGAACCGTGCGTCCTACTGGAACCAGGCTTCTTGTACTCACACGAAGGCCGACTTAAACCCCTGGTGGCGACTGGACCTGGGCACAACCCACAGAGTGTTTTCTGTCAACATAACCAACACTATAGATTCTGTGCCGCAACGACTCAACGGAGCCGAGATCCTGATTGGAGATTCGCTTGAAAACAATGGCAACAACAACCCCAGGTATAGTTTACAGTCCTGA